A single Mixta calida DNA region contains:
- the yfbV gene encoding terminus macrodomain insulation protein YfbV: MANESSVGWFKTFQLGQHYMKTWPNDKRLAPIFPENRITTATRFAIRFMPPLAVFTLTWQIALGGQLGPAVATALFACSLPMQGLWWLGRRSVTPLPPTLLHWFHEVREKLQQAGQAIAPLEGKPTYQALADLLKRAFRQLDKTFLDDL; this comes from the coding sequence ATGGCAAATGAATCCAGCGTCGGCTGGTTTAAGACCTTCCAGCTTGGGCAGCACTACATGAAAACATGGCCGAACGATAAACGCCTCGCGCCAATTTTCCCGGAAAACCGCATTACGACCGCCACGCGGTTTGCGATCCGTTTTATGCCGCCATTGGCGGTTTTCACGCTGACCTGGCAAATCGCGCTCGGCGGCCAGCTGGGACCGGCAGTGGCCACCGCGCTATTCGCTTGCAGCCTGCCGATGCAGGGATTGTGGTGGCTGGGTCGCCGCTCCGTCACGCCGCTGCCGCCGACGCTGCTGCACTGGTTCCATGAGGTGCGTGAGAAGTTGCAGCAGGCGGGCCAGGCCATTGCGCCGCTTGAGGGTAAACCTACCTATCAGGCGTTGGCGGATCTGCTGAAGCGCGCCTTTCGTCAGCTGGACAAAACCTTCCTCGACGATCTCTGA
- the ackA gene encoding acetate kinase yields the protein MSSKLVLVLNCGSSSLKFAILNPADGAEYLSGLAECFHLPEARIKWKLDGAKQEAALGAGAAHSEALNFIVKNILAQKPELLAQIAAIGHRIVHGGEKLTHSVVISDETVQDIKDASPFAPLHNPAHLIGIEEALKNFPHLSDKNVAVFDTAFHQTMPEESYLYALPYHLYKEHGIRRYGFHGTSHYYVSREAARMLNKPVEELNVITCHLGNGASVSAIRNGECVDTSMGLTPLEGLVMGTRSGDIDPAIVFFLHDTLGMSVDAINKMLTKESGLLGLTGVTSDCRYVEENYTTKEDAKRAMNVFCHRLAKYIGSYTAMMEGRLDAVVFTGGIGENAAMVRELSLAKLSLLGFEVDHERNLAARFGQEGFINKEGTRPALVIPTNEELVIARDAARLTA from the coding sequence ATGTCGAGTAAGTTAGTACTGGTTCTGAACTGCGGTAGCTCTTCTCTTAAGTTTGCCATTCTCAATCCGGCTGACGGAGCAGAGTACCTGTCAGGTCTGGCCGAATGTTTCCATCTGCCCGAAGCGCGCATTAAATGGAAACTGGACGGCGCTAAACAGGAAGCTGCGCTGGGTGCGGGCGCCGCGCACAGCGAAGCCCTGAACTTCATCGTTAAAAACATTCTGGCACAAAAACCGGAGCTGTTGGCACAAATCGCTGCAATCGGTCACCGTATCGTCCACGGCGGCGAAAAGCTGACGCACTCCGTCGTCATCAGCGATGAGACGGTGCAGGATATCAAAGACGCTTCGCCTTTCGCACCCTTGCATAACCCGGCGCATCTGATCGGCATCGAAGAGGCGCTGAAAAACTTCCCGCATCTTTCTGATAAAAACGTAGCGGTTTTCGATACGGCTTTCCATCAGACGATGCCTGAAGAGTCTTACCTCTACGCCCTGCCCTATCATCTCTATAAAGAACACGGCATCCGCCGCTACGGCTTCCACGGCACCAGCCACTACTACGTGTCGCGTGAAGCGGCGCGCATGCTGAACAAGCCGGTCGAAGAGCTGAATGTGATTACCTGCCACCTCGGCAACGGCGCATCGGTTTCCGCAATCCGCAACGGCGAGTGCGTCGATACCTCTATGGGGCTGACCCCGCTGGAAGGCCTGGTAATGGGCACCCGCAGCGGCGATATCGATCCGGCGATCGTTTTCTTCCTGCATGATACGCTGGGCATGAGCGTTGACGCGATCAACAAAATGCTGACCAAAGAGTCCGGTCTGCTCGGCCTGACCGGCGTTACCAGCGACTGCCGCTATGTGGAAGAGAACTACACCACCAAAGAGGACGCCAAACGCGCGATGAATGTCTTCTGCCACCGCCTGGCCAAATATATCGGCTCCTATACGGCGATGATGGAGGGTCGTCTGGACGCCGTGGTATTTACCGGCGGCATCGGCGAAAATGCGGCGATGGTGCGCGAGCTGTCGCTGGCGAAGCTCTCCCTGCTGGGCTTCGAAGTGGACCATGAGCGCAACCTGGCGGCGCGCTTCGGACAGGAAGGCTTCATTAACAAGGAAGGCACCCGTCCGGCGCTGGTGATCCCGACCAACGAAGAGCTGGTCATCGCCCGCGACGCCGCGCGTCTTACCGCATAA
- the pta gene encoding phosphate acetyltransferase: MSRTIMLIPTGTSVGLTSVSLGVIRAMERKGVRLSVFKPIAQPRAGGNAPDQTTTIIRKNSSIPAAEPLQMSRVESLLGSNQQDVLMEEIIARYHANTQDAEVVLVEGLVPTRKHQFANALNYEIAKTLNAEIVFVMALGNDSPAQLKERIELTQSSFGGSKNKNITGVIINKLNAPVDEQGRTRPDLSEIFDDSTKASVANIDPSQLFANSPLPVLGCIPWSFDLIATRAIDMCRHLNARVINEGEIQTRRVKSVTFCARSLPHMLEHFRPGSLLVTSADRPDVLVAACLAAMNGVEIGAILLTGGYEIDDRIYKLCERAFQTGLPVFMVNTNTWQTSLSLQSFNLEVPSDDTQRIEKVQEYIASHINSDWVESLTAASERSRRLSPPAFRYQLTELARKAGKRIVLPEGDEPRTVKAAAICAERGIAQCVLLGNPDEIHRVAAAQGVELGKGIEIVDPEEARNNYVARLVELRKNKGMTEVVAQEQLEDNVVLGTMMLERDEVDGLVSGAVHTTANTIRPPLQLIKTAPNSSLVSSVFFMLLPEQVLVYGDCAINPDPTAEQLAEIAIQSADSAAAFGIEPRVAMISYSTGNSGAGSDVEKVREATRIAQEKRPDLVIDGPLQYDAAIMEDVAKSKAPNSQVAGRATVFIFPDLNTGNTTYKAVQRSADLISIGPMLQGMRKPVNDLSRGALVDDIVYTIALTAIQASQAQEQQG; this comes from the coding sequence GTGTCACGTACCATTATGCTTATTCCTACCGGCACCAGCGTCGGGTTGACCAGCGTCAGCCTCGGCGTTATCCGCGCGATGGAGCGCAAAGGGGTCCGCCTCAGCGTGTTCAAACCCATCGCCCAGCCCCGCGCCGGCGGCAATGCGCCTGACCAGACCACGACGATTATACGTAAAAACTCCTCAATCCCCGCCGCTGAGCCGCTGCAAATGTCGCGCGTTGAGTCGCTGCTCGGTTCCAATCAGCAAGATGTGCTGATGGAGGAGATCATTGCCCGCTACCATGCCAATACGCAAGACGCTGAAGTCGTGCTGGTAGAAGGCCTGGTGCCGACGCGTAAACATCAGTTCGCCAACGCGCTGAACTACGAAATCGCCAAAACGCTGAACGCGGAGATCGTCTTCGTGATGGCGTTGGGCAACGATTCCCCCGCCCAGCTGAAAGAGCGCATCGAACTGACGCAAAGCAGCTTCGGCGGCAGCAAGAATAAAAACATCACTGGCGTTATCATCAACAAACTCAACGCGCCGGTGGATGAACAGGGCCGCACCCGTCCCGATCTGTCAGAAATCTTCGATGACTCCACCAAAGCCAGCGTCGCCAACATCGATCCGAGCCAGCTGTTCGCTAACAGTCCACTGCCGGTGCTGGGCTGCATTCCGTGGAGCTTCGATCTGATCGCCACCCGCGCGATCGATATGTGCCGTCACCTGAACGCACGCGTGATTAACGAAGGCGAAATACAGACCCGCCGCGTGAAATCCGTGACCTTCTGCGCACGCAGTCTGCCGCATATGCTGGAGCACTTCCGTCCCGGTTCGCTGCTGGTCACCTCCGCCGATCGCCCTGACGTGCTGGTCGCCGCCTGCCTCGCCGCGATGAACGGCGTAGAGATCGGCGCCATCCTGCTGACCGGCGGTTATGAAATTGATGACCGTATTTACAAACTCTGCGAACGCGCGTTCCAGACCGGCCTGCCGGTGTTTATGGTTAACACCAACACCTGGCAAACCTCGCTCAGCCTGCAAAGTTTCAACCTGGAAGTGCCCAGCGACGATACGCAGCGCATTGAGAAGGTGCAGGAGTATATCGCCAGCCATATCAACAGCGACTGGGTAGAATCGCTGACGGCCGCTTCTGAGCGTAGCCGTCGCCTTTCTCCGCCAGCCTTCCGCTATCAGCTGACCGAGCTGGCGCGCAAAGCGGGCAAACGCATCGTGCTGCCGGAAGGCGACGAGCCGCGCACCGTGAAGGCGGCGGCGATTTGCGCCGAGCGCGGCATCGCGCAGTGCGTACTGCTGGGCAACCCGGACGAAATCCATCGCGTCGCGGCGGCGCAGGGCGTTGAGCTGGGCAAAGGCATTGAGATCGTCGATCCGGAAGAAGCGCGCAATAACTATGTAGCGCGCCTGGTCGAGCTGCGTAAAAACAAAGGCATGACCGAAGTGGTGGCGCAGGAGCAGCTGGAAGACAATGTGGTGCTGGGCACCATGATGCTGGAACGCGATGAAGTGGACGGCCTGGTTTCCGGCGCCGTGCACACCACCGCCAACACCATTCGTCCGCCGCTGCAGCTGATTAAAACCGCGCCGAACAGCTCGCTGGTGTCATCGGTATTCTTTATGCTGCTGCCGGAGCAGGTGCTGGTTTACGGCGACTGCGCCATCAACCCGGATCCGACCGCCGAGCAGCTGGCTGAAATCGCTATTCAATCTGCGGATTCCGCCGCGGCATTCGGCATCGAGCCGCGCGTGGCGATGATCTCCTATTCGACCGGCAACTCTGGCGCTGGCAGCGACGTGGAGAAAGTCCGCGAAGCGACGCGTATCGCGCAGGAAAAACGCCCGGATCTGGTGATCGACGGCCCGCTGCAATATGACGCGGCGATTATGGAAGACGTGGCGAAATCGAAAGCGCCGAATTCGCAGGTTGCCGGACGCGCAACGGTATTTATCTTCCCGGATCTGAATACCGGCAACACCACCTACAAAGCGGTGCAGCGTTCCGCCGATCTGATCTCCATCGGGCCGATGTTGCAGGGTATGCGTAAGCCGGTGAACGATCTGTCACGCGGCGCGCTGGTTGACGATATCGTCTATACCATCGCTCTGACCGCGATTCAGGCGTCACAGGCGCAGGAACAACAGGGTTAA
- a CDS encoding TIGR04086 family membrane protein — translation MSEHPEHLRNRHDAAWVDSVNGVPLKRISWSAIFAGVISSVVIHLLLTLLGTAVGTSSIDPLHEQNPLDGIGTGAAVWTGISMLVSIAVGAWVSGRLAQREGMLHGLLMFGVNTLFSVWLAIMLVNYTMSGAMNVMGAGLNAMGSTISAVAPKATQMASDKLQESGINLDDLQNELETTLRQTGKPELQPENLQQDAQNAANSAQNQAQATANNPQNADTDITNWVKGLINSNQDTLQAADRDALKNIIKARTGKTDAEAEQIVDQTEKSYQQARQKYNELKQQAEQKAREAADKAAAATAKASWFAFFMLIIEAILAGVMGMVGRRTQPRQVLSHQRPTKRD, via the coding sequence ATGAGTGAACATCCTGAACATCTCCGCAACCGGCATGACGCAGCCTGGGTGGACTCAGTGAATGGTGTACCGCTAAAGCGCATTTCATGGAGCGCTATCTTTGCTGGCGTTATTAGTTCCGTGGTGATCCACCTGTTATTAACCTTACTGGGCACTGCCGTTGGCACATCCAGCATCGATCCGCTGCATGAGCAAAACCCACTGGACGGTATCGGCACCGGCGCGGCGGTCTGGACCGGCATCAGCATGCTGGTTTCCATCGCCGTCGGCGCCTGGGTCAGCGGCCGACTCGCACAGCGTGAAGGCATGCTGCACGGCCTGTTAATGTTCGGCGTCAATACGCTGTTCAGCGTCTGGCTGGCGATCATGCTGGTCAACTACACCATGAGCGGCGCCATGAACGTGATGGGCGCTGGATTGAATGCTATGGGCAGCACGATTTCCGCCGTTGCGCCGAAGGCGACGCAGATGGCGAGCGACAAGCTGCAGGAGAGCGGCATTAACCTGGACGATCTGCAAAACGAACTGGAAACTACGCTGCGTCAGACCGGCAAACCTGAATTGCAGCCGGAAAACCTGCAGCAGGATGCGCAAAATGCGGCGAACAGCGCGCAGAACCAGGCGCAGGCCACGGCTAATAATCCGCAAAACGCCGACACCGATATTACCAACTGGGTGAAAGGCTTAATTAACAGCAATCAGGATACCCTGCAGGCCGCTGACCGCGACGCGCTGAAAAATATCATTAAGGCGCGCACCGGAAAAACCGACGCCGAAGCGGAACAGATTGTCGATCAGACAGAGAAAAGCTATCAGCAGGCGCGTCAGAAATACAATGAGCTGAAACAGCAGGCGGAGCAGAAAGCACGCGAAGCCGCTGATAAAGCCGCTGCCGCTACCGCGAAAGCCAGCTGGTTCGCCTTCTTTATGCTGATTATCGAAGCGATTCTGGCCGGTGTGATGGGTATGGTAGGTCGTCGTACGCAACCGCGTCAGGTGCTGAGCCATCAGCGTCCGACCAAACGCGACTAA
- a CDS encoding transketolase family protein, with translation MIKLAPAGKKDATEMRKVYASFVARQIEAGSPIIALEADLMSSMAMDGVARDYPQHVINCGIMEANVIGTAAGLALTGRRPFVHTFTAFASRRCFDQLFMALDYQRNNVKVIASDAGVTACHNGGTHMSFEDMGIVRGLAHSVVLEVTDAVMFDDLLRQLIDLDGFYWVRTIRKQAASIYAPGSTFTIGKGNVLRDGEDMTLIANGIMVAEALEAARQLEREGISAAVIDMFTLKPVDRALIEKYAAKTGRIVTCENHSIHNGLGSAVAEVLVETCPVPMRRVGVKERYGQVGTQDFLQKEYGLTAHNIVAAARELL, from the coding sequence ATGATTAAGCTCGCACCGGCGGGGAAAAAAGACGCGACGGAGATGCGCAAGGTGTACGCCAGTTTCGTGGCGCGGCAGATTGAGGCGGGAAGCCCGATTATCGCGCTGGAGGCCGATCTGATGAGTTCCATGGCGATGGACGGCGTAGCGCGCGACTATCCGCAGCATGTGATTAACTGCGGCATTATGGAGGCCAACGTCATCGGCACCGCCGCCGGGCTGGCGCTGACCGGACGCAGGCCGTTTGTGCATACCTTTACCGCCTTCGCCAGCCGCCGCTGCTTCGATCAACTGTTTATGGCGCTCGATTATCAGCGCAACAACGTTAAGGTGATCGCTTCCGACGCGGGCGTTACCGCCTGCCATAACGGCGGTACCCATATGTCGTTCGAAGATATGGGCATCGTGCGCGGGCTGGCGCATTCGGTCGTGCTGGAGGTAACCGACGCGGTCATGTTCGATGATCTTTTACGCCAGCTTATCGATCTCGACGGTTTTTATTGGGTACGCACCATTCGGAAGCAGGCAGCGAGCATCTATGCGCCTGGCTCTACCTTTACCATTGGCAAAGGAAACGTGCTGCGCGATGGTGAGGATATGACGCTAATCGCCAACGGCATTATGGTGGCGGAAGCGCTGGAAGCGGCACGCCAGCTGGAACGGGAAGGCATCAGCGCGGCGGTGATCGATATGTTTACCCTGAAGCCTGTCGACCGTGCGCTAATTGAAAAATACGCTGCAAAAACCGGACGCATCGTGACCTGCGAAAACCACAGCATTCATAACGGGCTGGGATCGGCGGTGGCGGAGGTGCTGGTGGAAACCTGTCCGGTGCCGATGCGCCGCGTGGGGGTGAAGGAGCGCTACGGTCAGGTCGGCACGCAGGATTTTCTGCAAAAGGAGTATGGCCTGACGGCGCACAATATTGTAGCGGCGGCGCGCGAGCTGCTTTAG
- a CDS encoding transketolase encodes MNLPELTRLARDIRLATLKTLTQLGFGHYGGSMSVVETLAVLYGAVMKIDPADPDWPERDYFVLSKGHAGPALYSTLAIKGYFPFEELNTLNQNGTRLPSHPDRLKTRGVDATTGSLGQGISIAGGMALSHRLAGRPNRVFCIVGDGELNEGQCWEAFQFIAHHRLNNLTIFVDWNKQQLDGELDEIICAFNLEQKFRAFGFEAVTVKGDDIAGLLAAAQPVLPADARPRVVILDSVKGQGVPYLEQLNNSHHLRLTDEIRQALNEAIRQLEAAHD; translated from the coding sequence ATGAATTTACCAGAGCTTACCCGACTGGCGCGCGATATTCGCCTCGCCACCCTTAAAACGCTGACGCAGCTTGGCTTCGGACATTATGGCGGCAGCATGTCGGTGGTGGAAACGCTGGCGGTGCTGTATGGCGCCGTAATGAAAATCGATCCGGCGGACCCGGACTGGCCGGAGCGCGATTACTTCGTACTGTCGAAAGGCCACGCGGGGCCAGCGCTCTACAGTACGCTGGCAATCAAAGGCTATTTCCCGTTTGAAGAACTGAACACACTAAACCAGAACGGCACTCGTCTGCCAAGCCACCCGGATCGGCTGAAAACCCGCGGCGTGGATGCCACGACCGGCTCGCTGGGACAGGGGATTTCCATCGCAGGCGGCATGGCGCTGTCGCACCGGCTGGCAGGGCGGCCAAACCGGGTATTCTGCATCGTCGGCGACGGTGAGCTTAACGAGGGACAGTGCTGGGAGGCGTTTCAGTTTATCGCCCATCACCGCCTGAATAACCTGACGATCTTCGTTGACTGGAACAAACAGCAGCTTGACGGCGAGCTGGACGAAATTATCTGCGCCTTCAACCTGGAGCAAAAATTTCGCGCCTTCGGTTTTGAGGCCGTCACCGTCAAGGGCGACGACATTGCCGGGCTGCTGGCGGCGGCGCAGCCGGTGTTGCCCGCAGACGCCAGGCCGCGCGTGGTGATCCTTGACAGCGTGAAAGGGCAGGGCGTGCCGTATCTGGAGCAGTTAAACAACTCTCACCACCTGCGTCTGACCGATGAGATAAGACAGGCGCTTAACGAAGCTATTCGCCAACTGGAGGCCGCACATGATTAA
- a CDS encoding PTS ascorbate transporter subunit IIC, giving the protein MFILETLNFIVDILKVPSVLVGLIALIGLVAQKKAFSDVVKGTIKTILGFIVLGGGATVLVGSLNPLGGMFEHAFNIQGIIPNNEAIVSIALEKYGASTALIMAFGMVANIIVARFTRLKYIFLTGHHTFYMACMIGVILSVAGFDGVSLVFTGSLILGLVMAFFPALAQRYMKRITGTDDIAFGHFGTLGYVLAGWIGSLCGKGSRSTEEMNLPKNLSFLRDSSISISLTMMIIYLIMAVSAGREYVESAFSSGQHYLVYAIIMAITFAAGVFIILQGVRLILAEIVPAFTGFSEKLVPNARPALDCPVVYPYAPNAVLIGFLFSFLGGLVGLFLLGQMKLVLILPGVVPHFFTGATAGVFGNATGGRRGAMIGAFANGLLITFLPVLLLPVLGAIGFANTTFSDADFGVIGIVLGNLARYLSPLAITGLVIALFALLVAYNIFAKNRSAASRAQENTGAKS; this is encoded by the coding sequence ATGTTTATCCTTGAAACGCTAAATTTCATTGTTGATATTCTTAAAGTGCCCTCGGTGCTGGTCGGCTTAATTGCGTTAATTGGCCTGGTCGCCCAGAAAAAAGCTTTTTCAGATGTGGTGAAAGGCACCATTAAAACTATTCTCGGCTTTATTGTATTAGGCGGCGGCGCGACGGTGCTGGTGGGATCGTTAAATCCGCTTGGCGGCATGTTTGAACACGCCTTTAATATTCAGGGGATCATTCCTAACAACGAAGCCATTGTCTCGATAGCGCTGGAAAAATATGGCGCCTCCACCGCGCTGATTATGGCGTTCGGCATGGTGGCGAATATTATCGTTGCCCGCTTTACGCGCCTGAAATATATCTTTCTGACCGGGCATCACACCTTTTATATGGCCTGCATGATCGGCGTGATTCTCTCCGTCGCCGGATTTGACGGCGTAAGCCTGGTGTTTACCGGCTCGTTGATCTTAGGCCTGGTGATGGCCTTCTTCCCGGCGCTGGCGCAGCGCTATATGAAGCGCATCACCGGGACGGATGATATTGCCTTCGGCCACTTCGGCACGCTGGGTTACGTGCTTGCAGGCTGGATTGGCAGTCTGTGCGGCAAAGGCTCGCGATCGACAGAAGAGATGAATCTGCCGAAAAATCTCAGCTTCCTGCGCGACAGCTCTATTTCTATCTCCCTGACCATGATGATTATCTATCTGATTATGGCGGTCAGCGCTGGACGCGAATATGTCGAAAGCGCCTTCAGCAGCGGCCAGCACTATCTGGTGTACGCCATCATCATGGCCATCACCTTCGCGGCGGGCGTGTTTATCATCTTGCAGGGTGTGCGTCTGATTCTGGCGGAAATCGTGCCCGCCTTTACCGGCTTTTCGGAAAAGCTGGTGCCAAATGCACGTCCGGCGCTGGACTGTCCGGTGGTCTATCCCTATGCCCCGAACGCGGTGCTGATCGGCTTTCTGTTCAGCTTCCTAGGCGGACTGGTGGGGTTGTTCCTGCTGGGGCAGATGAAGCTGGTGTTGATCCTGCCCGGCGTGGTGCCGCACTTCTTTACCGGCGCCACCGCAGGCGTATTCGGCAACGCCACCGGCGGACGGCGCGGGGCGATGATCGGCGCTTTCGCCAACGGCCTGCTGATTACCTTCCTGCCGGTGCTGCTGCTGCCGGTGCTGGGCGCGATTGGCTTCGCCAACACGACCTTCTCCGACGCTGATTTCGGCGTTATCGGCATTGTGCTGGGCAATCTGGCGCGCTACCTGTCGCCGCTGGCCATTACCGGGCTGGTTATTGCGTTGTTCGCGCTGCTGGTGGCGTACAACATTTTCGCGAAAAACAGATCTGCGGCCAGTCGCGCGCAGGAAAACACCGGAGCCAAATCATGA
- a CDS encoding PTS sugar transporter subunit IIB: MKIMAICGSGLGSSFMVEMNIKKVLKKLEIEAEVEHSDLSSAVPGAADLFVMAKDIAASASVPTSQLVVINNIIDIHELETQLRAWFDKQ; this comes from the coding sequence ATGAAAATTATGGCTATTTGCGGTTCCGGCCTGGGCAGCAGTTTTATGGTTGAGATGAATATTAAAAAGGTGCTTAAAAAGCTTGAGATCGAGGCGGAGGTCGAACATTCCGATCTCTCTTCGGCAGTGCCCGGCGCGGCGGACCTGTTTGTGATGGCGAAGGATATCGCCGCCAGCGCCAGCGTGCCGACAAGTCAGCTGGTGGTGATCAACAACATCATCGACATCCATGAACTGGAAACGCAACTGCGCGCCTGGTTCGACAAACAATAA
- a CDS encoding PTS sugar transporter subunit IIA gives MLKEWLNDTTIMLRDSVEEWPQALELCAGPLLASGVITPDYVTAIVEQHRRLGPYYVLAPGLAMPHARPEEGAKGLGLTLLKLERGVAFGADEFDPVDIIVMLAAPDKHSHIDMISALAALFSSDEDMQQLRQARTLEEIRKIIERF, from the coding sequence GTGCTTAAAGAATGGCTGAATGATACCACCATCATGCTGCGCGACAGCGTGGAGGAATGGCCGCAGGCGCTGGAGCTCTGCGCCGGACCGCTGCTGGCATCGGGCGTTATCACGCCTGACTATGTGACGGCAATTGTCGAACAGCATCGCAGACTGGGACCCTATTACGTGCTGGCGCCGGGGCTGGCTATGCCCCATGCGCGGCCAGAAGAAGGGGCGAAAGGGTTAGGGCTGACGCTGCTCAAGCTGGAGCGCGGCGTAGCGTTCGGCGCCGATGAGTTCGACCCGGTGGATATTATCGTGATGCTCGCCGCGCCCGATAAGCACAGCCATATCGACATGATCTCTGCGCTGGCGGCGTTATTTTCCAGCGATGAGGATATGCAGCAGTTACGCCAGGCAAGAACGTTAGAGGAGATTAGAAAGATTATCGAACGCTTCTGA
- a CDS encoding LacI family DNA-binding transcriptional regulator: MSLTRKRRSTGKVTLADVAQLAGVGTMTVSRALRTPEQVSDKLREKIEAAVQELGYMPNLAASALASASSWTIAMVVPNLAEAGCSEMFAGLQQVLQPAGYQIMLAESQHRMEQEEKLLETLLASNIAAAILLSVDHSDTVRHWLQNASIPVMEIGAVRADPIDMNIGIDNVAAMYELTEMLIQRGYENIGLLCANQEQWIFQQHLQGWYKAMLRHHLSPNRVINAALPPGFSTGASQLPEFLLAWPELDALVCVSDELACGALYECQRRRIKVPDDLAVVGFGDSDVSRVCQPPLTTMAVPHRKIGIEAGRALLARLNDGDWRDRKPIASSLCLRDSC, translated from the coding sequence ATGTCCCTAACCCGAAAACGACGTAGTACCGGTAAAGTCACGCTTGCCGATGTCGCGCAGCTTGCCGGTGTAGGCACGATGACCGTCTCCCGTGCGTTGCGCACGCCTGAACAGGTTTCCGATAAGCTGCGGGAAAAAATCGAGGCGGCGGTACAGGAGCTGGGCTATATGCCCAACCTTGCCGCCAGCGCGCTGGCGTCGGCCTCATCGTGGACCATCGCGATGGTGGTGCCGAACCTCGCCGAAGCGGGCTGTTCTGAAATGTTCGCTGGTCTTCAGCAGGTTTTGCAGCCCGCCGGTTACCAGATCATGCTGGCGGAATCGCAACATCGCATGGAACAGGAAGAGAAATTGCTGGAAACGCTGCTGGCCTCCAATATCGCCGCCGCCATTCTGCTCAGCGTTGACCACAGCGACACTGTGCGTCACTGGCTGCAAAACGCTTCGATTCCAGTGATGGAGATAGGCGCGGTGCGCGCCGATCCTATTGATATGAATATTGGCATCGACAACGTCGCCGCCATGTATGAACTCACCGAAATGCTTATCCAGCGCGGCTATGAGAATATCGGGCTTCTCTGCGCCAATCAAGAGCAGTGGATTTTTCAGCAGCATTTGCAAGGCTGGTATAAGGCGATGCTACGCCATCATCTGTCGCCTAACCGGGTGATCAACGCCGCGTTACCGCCTGGTTTCTCTACCGGCGCGTCGCAGCTGCCGGAATTTTTGCTGGCATGGCCGGAACTGGATGCGCTGGTCTGCGTGTCTGACGAACTGGCCTGCGGCGCGCTGTATGAATGTCAGCGCAGACGAATTAAGGTGCCGGACGATCTGGCGGTGGTGGGATTCGGCGACAGCGACGTCAGCCGGGTGTGTCAGCCGCCGTTAACCACAATGGCGGTGCCGCACCGTAAAATCGGCATTGAGGCTGGTCGCGCGCTGCTGGCGCGTCTGAATGACGGAGACTGGCGCGATCGCAAGCCGATCGCCTCCAGCCTCTGTTTGCGGGACAGCTGCTGA
- the yfcD gene encoding NUDIX hydrolase YfcD — MVEHSQDAGTEWVDIVSEDNEVIAQSSRAQMRAQRLRHRATYIVVHDGMGKILVQRRTESKDFLPGMLDATAGGVVQSGEAILDSARREAEEELGIAAVPFAEHGQFYFEDEHCRVWGALFSCVSHGPFAMQPEEVDEVFWLTPEEITARCDEFTPDSLKALSLWMSRNANNEPAKQKKPEETE, encoded by the coding sequence ATGGTGGAGCATAGTCAGGATGCCGGTACTGAATGGGTAGACATCGTTAGCGAAGATAACGAGGTTATCGCTCAGTCCAGCCGTGCCCAGATGCGGGCACAACGTTTGCGTCATCGCGCTACCTACATCGTAGTGCATGACGGCATGGGTAAAATTCTGGTGCAGCGCCGTACCGAAAGTAAAGATTTCCTGCCGGGCATGCTGGATGCCACCGCAGGCGGCGTGGTGCAGAGCGGGGAGGCAATTCTGGACTCCGCGCGACGGGAAGCGGAAGAGGAGCTGGGCATTGCCGCCGTGCCGTTCGCCGAGCATGGCCAGTTCTACTTTGAAGATGAGCATTGCCGCGTCTGGGGCGCGCTGTTCAGCTGTGTGTCGCACGGCCCGTTCGCCATGCAGCCGGAAGAGGTGGATGAGGTATTCTGGCTGACGCCGGAGGAGATCACCGCCCGCTGCGACGAGTTCACGCCCGATTCGCTTAAGGCGCTGTCGCTGTGGATGAGCCGCAACGCCAATAACGAACCGGCAAAGCAGAAAAAGCCGGAGGAGACGGAATAA